In Pseudopipra pipra isolate bDixPip1 chromosome 5, bDixPip1.hap1, whole genome shotgun sequence, the following proteins share a genomic window:
- the MKRN1 gene encoding E3 ubiquitin-protein ligase makorin-1 isoform X2: MAEAVAALETTAGAAAAALGAPAAAAGAAAAAFDFAAVPPPSAGPGGGGWTKQVTCRYFMHGVCKEGDNCRYSHDLSTSQSAMVCRYYQRGCCAYGDHCRYEHTKPLIQEEVADVNPDAEIYPSVSSDFAPLPETVEEFIAEIEDENTDLAAAGVGAEDWVNAVEFVPGQPYCGRGPLQVLEGRNKVTPEPSLLQAEQPQLSEPFLIGEVFHPSNHLHGPQLAAPFCAEAPLQEMVIEEEYEKQQADVEIKKELCPYAALGECRYGENCVYIHGDVCDMCGLQVLHPIDAAQRSQHIKSCIEAHEKDMELSFAVQRSKDMVCGICMEVVYEKANPSERRFGILSNCSHTYCLKCIRKWRSAKQFESKIIKSCPECRITSNFVIPSEYWVEEKEEKQKLIQKYKEAMSNKPCRYFDEGRGSCPFGGNCFYKHEYPDGRQEEPQRPKVGTSSRYRAQRRNRFWEFIEERENGDPFETDEDEVVTFELGEMLLMLLAAGGDDELTDSEDEWDLFHDELEDYYDLDL, encoded by the exons ATGGCGGAGGCGGTGGCGGCGCTGGAGACAACGGCGGGTGCGGCGGCCGCGGCTCTGGGCGCGCCCGCGGCGGCTGCGggagcggcggccgccgccTTCGACTTCGCGGCCGTGCCGCCGCCctccgcggggccggggggaggCGGCTGGACCAAGCAGGTCACCTGCAG ATACTTCATGCATGGAGTTTGCAAGGAAGGAGACAACTGCCGCTACTCCCATGACCTCTCCACGAGTCAGTCTGCCATGGTGTGCAGGTATTACCAGCGAGGATGCTGCGCTTATGGAGATCATTGCAG GTATGAACATACCAAGCCACTAATACAGGAAGAAGTGGCAGATGTGAATCCAGATGCAGAAATCTATCCCTCGGTGTCCTCAGACTTCGCACCGCTCCCTGAAACAGTTGAAGAATTTATTGCTGAGATAGAAGATGAAAACACGGATCTGGCAGCTGCAGGAGTAGGTGCTGAAGACTGGGTGAATGCTGTGGAGTTTGTCCCTGGGCAGCCGTACTGTGGACGTG gcccccttcaggtactggaaggccgcAATAAGGTCACcccggagccttctcttctccaggctgaacaaccccagctctctgagcctttcctcataggagaggtgttccatccctctaatcatcttcatggccctcaACTAG CTGCCCCTTTCTGTGCTGAAGCACCCTTGCAGGAAATGGTGATTGAGGAAGAATATGAAAAGCAGCAAGCAGATGTGGAGATAAAGAAGGAGCTGTGCCCCTACGCTGCATTAGGAGAGTGTCGTTATGGAGAAAACTGCGTGTACATCCATGGGGATGTGTGTGATATGTGTGGCCTGCAGGTCTTGCATCCAATTGATGCTGCACAGAGATCTCAGCACATAAAG TCTTGCATTGAAGCTCAcgagaaggacatggagctttCCTTTGCCGTCCAGCGTAGTAAAGACATGGTGTGCGGGATATGCATGGAGGTGGTGTATGAGAAAGCTAATCCTAGTGAGCGCCGCTTTGGGATCCTCTCCAACTGCAGCCACACTTACTGTCTCAAGTGCATCCGCAAGTGGAGAAGTGCTAAGCAATTTGAGAGCAAGATTATAAA GTCCTGCCCAGAATGTCGGATCACATCTAACTTTGTCATTCCAAGTGAGTACTGggtggaggagaaggaagagaagcagaaaCTCATTCAGAAATACAAGGAGGCAATGAG caACAAGCCATGCAGGTACTTTGATGAAGGCCGTGGAAGCTGTCCATTTGGAGGGAACTGTTTTTATAAGCATGAATATCCTGATGGCCGCCAAGAGGAGCCACAGAGACCCAAAGTGGGAACATCAAGTAGATACCGG GCCCAGCGGAGGAATCGGTTCTGGGAGTTCATCGAGGAGCGGGAGAATGGTGATCCATTTGAAACCGATGAGGATGAGGTGGTGACCTTTGAGCTTGGTGAGATGTTGCTTATGCTGTTGGCAGCAGGAGGTGACGATGAGCTAACGGATTCCGAGGACGAGTGGGACTTATTTCATGATGAGCTGGAAGATTATTATGACTTGGATCTATAG
- the MKRN1 gene encoding E3 ubiquitin-protein ligase makorin-1 isoform X1: MAEAVAALETTAGAAAAALGAPAAAAGAAAAAFDFAAVPPPSAGPGGGGWTKQVTCRYFMHGVCKEGDNCRYSHDLSTSQSAMVCRYYQRGCCAYGDHCRAPRTYHTWDPLTYGLSEDTAVNLYEHTKPLIQEEVADVNPDAEIYPSVSSDFAPLPETVEEFIAEIEDENTDLAAAGVGAEDWVNAVEFVPGQPYCGRGPLQVLEGRNKVTPEPSLLQAEQPQLSEPFLIGEVFHPSNHLHGPQLAAPFCAEAPLQEMVIEEEYEKQQADVEIKKELCPYAALGECRYGENCVYIHGDVCDMCGLQVLHPIDAAQRSQHIKSCIEAHEKDMELSFAVQRSKDMVCGICMEVVYEKANPSERRFGILSNCSHTYCLKCIRKWRSAKQFESKIIKSCPECRITSNFVIPSEYWVEEKEEKQKLIQKYKEAMSNKPCRYFDEGRGSCPFGGNCFYKHEYPDGRQEEPQRPKVGTSSRYRAQRRNRFWEFIEERENGDPFETDEDEVVTFELGEMLLMLLAAGGDDELTDSEDEWDLFHDELEDYYDLDL, from the exons ATGGCGGAGGCGGTGGCGGCGCTGGAGACAACGGCGGGTGCGGCGGCCGCGGCTCTGGGCGCGCCCGCGGCGGCTGCGggagcggcggccgccgccTTCGACTTCGCGGCCGTGCCGCCGCCctccgcggggccggggggaggCGGCTGGACCAAGCAGGTCACCTGCAG ATACTTCATGCATGGAGTTTGCAAGGAAGGAGACAACTGCCGCTACTCCCATGACCTCTCCACGAGTCAGTCTGCCATGGTGTGCAGGTATTACCAGCGAGGATGCTGCGCTTATGGAGATCATTGCAG GGCACCTCGTACATACCACACGTGGGACCCTCTGACATATGGGCTGAGTGAGGACACTGCTGTCAACCT GTATGAACATACCAAGCCACTAATACAGGAAGAAGTGGCAGATGTGAATCCAGATGCAGAAATCTATCCCTCGGTGTCCTCAGACTTCGCACCGCTCCCTGAAACAGTTGAAGAATTTATTGCTGAGATAGAAGATGAAAACACGGATCTGGCAGCTGCAGGAGTAGGTGCTGAAGACTGGGTGAATGCTGTGGAGTTTGTCCCTGGGCAGCCGTACTGTGGACGTG gcccccttcaggtactggaaggccgcAATAAGGTCACcccggagccttctcttctccaggctgaacaaccccagctctctgagcctttcctcataggagaggtgttccatccctctaatcatcttcatggccctcaACTAG CTGCCCCTTTCTGTGCTGAAGCACCCTTGCAGGAAATGGTGATTGAGGAAGAATATGAAAAGCAGCAAGCAGATGTGGAGATAAAGAAGGAGCTGTGCCCCTACGCTGCATTAGGAGAGTGTCGTTATGGAGAAAACTGCGTGTACATCCATGGGGATGTGTGTGATATGTGTGGCCTGCAGGTCTTGCATCCAATTGATGCTGCACAGAGATCTCAGCACATAAAG TCTTGCATTGAAGCTCAcgagaaggacatggagctttCCTTTGCCGTCCAGCGTAGTAAAGACATGGTGTGCGGGATATGCATGGAGGTGGTGTATGAGAAAGCTAATCCTAGTGAGCGCCGCTTTGGGATCCTCTCCAACTGCAGCCACACTTACTGTCTCAAGTGCATCCGCAAGTGGAGAAGTGCTAAGCAATTTGAGAGCAAGATTATAAA GTCCTGCCCAGAATGTCGGATCACATCTAACTTTGTCATTCCAAGTGAGTACTGggtggaggagaaggaagagaagcagaaaCTCATTCAGAAATACAAGGAGGCAATGAG caACAAGCCATGCAGGTACTTTGATGAAGGCCGTGGAAGCTGTCCATTTGGAGGGAACTGTTTTTATAAGCATGAATATCCTGATGGCCGCCAAGAGGAGCCACAGAGACCCAAAGTGGGAACATCAAGTAGATACCGG GCCCAGCGGAGGAATCGGTTCTGGGAGTTCATCGAGGAGCGGGAGAATGGTGATCCATTTGAAACCGATGAGGATGAGGTGGTGACCTTTGAGCTTGGTGAGATGTTGCTTATGCTGTTGGCAGCAGGAGGTGACGATGAGCTAACGGATTCCGAGGACGAGTGGGACTTATTTCATGATGAGCTGGAAGATTATTATGACTTGGATCTATAG
- the MKRN1 gene encoding E3 ubiquitin-protein ligase makorin-1 isoform X3, with the protein MAEAVAALETTAGAAAAALGAPAAAAGAAAAAFDFAAVPPPSAGPGGGGWTKQVTCRYFMHGVCKEGDNCRYSHDLSTSQSAMVCRYYQRGCCAYGDHCRAPRTYHTWDPLTYGLSEDTAVNLYEHTKPLIQEEVADVNPDAEIYPSVSSDFAPLPETVEEFIAEIEDENTDLAAAGVGAEDWVNAVEFVPGQPYCGRAAPFCAEAPLQEMVIEEEYEKQQADVEIKKELCPYAALGECRYGENCVYIHGDVCDMCGLQVLHPIDAAQRSQHIKSCIEAHEKDMELSFAVQRSKDMVCGICMEVVYEKANPSERRFGILSNCSHTYCLKCIRKWRSAKQFESKIIKSCPECRITSNFVIPSEYWVEEKEEKQKLIQKYKEAMSNKPCRYFDEGRGSCPFGGNCFYKHEYPDGRQEEPQRPKVGTSSRYRAQRRNRFWEFIEERENGDPFETDEDEVVTFELGEMLLMLLAAGGDDELTDSEDEWDLFHDELEDYYDLDL; encoded by the exons ATGGCGGAGGCGGTGGCGGCGCTGGAGACAACGGCGGGTGCGGCGGCCGCGGCTCTGGGCGCGCCCGCGGCGGCTGCGggagcggcggccgccgccTTCGACTTCGCGGCCGTGCCGCCGCCctccgcggggccggggggaggCGGCTGGACCAAGCAGGTCACCTGCAG ATACTTCATGCATGGAGTTTGCAAGGAAGGAGACAACTGCCGCTACTCCCATGACCTCTCCACGAGTCAGTCTGCCATGGTGTGCAGGTATTACCAGCGAGGATGCTGCGCTTATGGAGATCATTGCAG GGCACCTCGTACATACCACACGTGGGACCCTCTGACATATGGGCTGAGTGAGGACACTGCTGTCAACCT GTATGAACATACCAAGCCACTAATACAGGAAGAAGTGGCAGATGTGAATCCAGATGCAGAAATCTATCCCTCGGTGTCCTCAGACTTCGCACCGCTCCCTGAAACAGTTGAAGAATTTATTGCTGAGATAGAAGATGAAAACACGGATCTGGCAGCTGCAGGAGTAGGTGCTGAAGACTGGGTGAATGCTGTGGAGTTTGTCCCTGGGCAGCCGTACTGTGGACGTG CTGCCCCTTTCTGTGCTGAAGCACCCTTGCAGGAAATGGTGATTGAGGAAGAATATGAAAAGCAGCAAGCAGATGTGGAGATAAAGAAGGAGCTGTGCCCCTACGCTGCATTAGGAGAGTGTCGTTATGGAGAAAACTGCGTGTACATCCATGGGGATGTGTGTGATATGTGTGGCCTGCAGGTCTTGCATCCAATTGATGCTGCACAGAGATCTCAGCACATAAAG TCTTGCATTGAAGCTCAcgagaaggacatggagctttCCTTTGCCGTCCAGCGTAGTAAAGACATGGTGTGCGGGATATGCATGGAGGTGGTGTATGAGAAAGCTAATCCTAGTGAGCGCCGCTTTGGGATCCTCTCCAACTGCAGCCACACTTACTGTCTCAAGTGCATCCGCAAGTGGAGAAGTGCTAAGCAATTTGAGAGCAAGATTATAAA GTCCTGCCCAGAATGTCGGATCACATCTAACTTTGTCATTCCAAGTGAGTACTGggtggaggagaaggaagagaagcagaaaCTCATTCAGAAATACAAGGAGGCAATGAG caACAAGCCATGCAGGTACTTTGATGAAGGCCGTGGAAGCTGTCCATTTGGAGGGAACTGTTTTTATAAGCATGAATATCCTGATGGCCGCCAAGAGGAGCCACAGAGACCCAAAGTGGGAACATCAAGTAGATACCGG GCCCAGCGGAGGAATCGGTTCTGGGAGTTCATCGAGGAGCGGGAGAATGGTGATCCATTTGAAACCGATGAGGATGAGGTGGTGACCTTTGAGCTTGGTGAGATGTTGCTTATGCTGTTGGCAGCAGGAGGTGACGATGAGCTAACGGATTCCGAGGACGAGTGGGACTTATTTCATGATGAGCTGGAAGATTATTATGACTTGGATCTATAG
- the MKRN1 gene encoding E3 ubiquitin-protein ligase makorin-1 isoform X4, which produces MAEAVAALETTAGAAAAALGAPAAAAGAAAAAFDFAAVPPPSAGPGGGGWTKQVTCRYFMHGVCKEGDNCRYSHDLSTSQSAMVCRYYQRGCCAYGDHCRYEHTKPLIQEEVADVNPDAEIYPSVSSDFAPLPETVEEFIAEIEDENTDLAAAGVGAEDWVNAVEFVPGQPYCGRAAPFCAEAPLQEMVIEEEYEKQQADVEIKKELCPYAALGECRYGENCVYIHGDVCDMCGLQVLHPIDAAQRSQHIKSCIEAHEKDMELSFAVQRSKDMVCGICMEVVYEKANPSERRFGILSNCSHTYCLKCIRKWRSAKQFESKIIKSCPECRITSNFVIPSEYWVEEKEEKQKLIQKYKEAMSNKPCRYFDEGRGSCPFGGNCFYKHEYPDGRQEEPQRPKVGTSSRYRAQRRNRFWEFIEERENGDPFETDEDEVVTFELGEMLLMLLAAGGDDELTDSEDEWDLFHDELEDYYDLDL; this is translated from the exons ATGGCGGAGGCGGTGGCGGCGCTGGAGACAACGGCGGGTGCGGCGGCCGCGGCTCTGGGCGCGCCCGCGGCGGCTGCGggagcggcggccgccgccTTCGACTTCGCGGCCGTGCCGCCGCCctccgcggggccggggggaggCGGCTGGACCAAGCAGGTCACCTGCAG ATACTTCATGCATGGAGTTTGCAAGGAAGGAGACAACTGCCGCTACTCCCATGACCTCTCCACGAGTCAGTCTGCCATGGTGTGCAGGTATTACCAGCGAGGATGCTGCGCTTATGGAGATCATTGCAG GTATGAACATACCAAGCCACTAATACAGGAAGAAGTGGCAGATGTGAATCCAGATGCAGAAATCTATCCCTCGGTGTCCTCAGACTTCGCACCGCTCCCTGAAACAGTTGAAGAATTTATTGCTGAGATAGAAGATGAAAACACGGATCTGGCAGCTGCAGGAGTAGGTGCTGAAGACTGGGTGAATGCTGTGGAGTTTGTCCCTGGGCAGCCGTACTGTGGACGTG CTGCCCCTTTCTGTGCTGAAGCACCCTTGCAGGAAATGGTGATTGAGGAAGAATATGAAAAGCAGCAAGCAGATGTGGAGATAAAGAAGGAGCTGTGCCCCTACGCTGCATTAGGAGAGTGTCGTTATGGAGAAAACTGCGTGTACATCCATGGGGATGTGTGTGATATGTGTGGCCTGCAGGTCTTGCATCCAATTGATGCTGCACAGAGATCTCAGCACATAAAG TCTTGCATTGAAGCTCAcgagaaggacatggagctttCCTTTGCCGTCCAGCGTAGTAAAGACATGGTGTGCGGGATATGCATGGAGGTGGTGTATGAGAAAGCTAATCCTAGTGAGCGCCGCTTTGGGATCCTCTCCAACTGCAGCCACACTTACTGTCTCAAGTGCATCCGCAAGTGGAGAAGTGCTAAGCAATTTGAGAGCAAGATTATAAA GTCCTGCCCAGAATGTCGGATCACATCTAACTTTGTCATTCCAAGTGAGTACTGggtggaggagaaggaagagaagcagaaaCTCATTCAGAAATACAAGGAGGCAATGAG caACAAGCCATGCAGGTACTTTGATGAAGGCCGTGGAAGCTGTCCATTTGGAGGGAACTGTTTTTATAAGCATGAATATCCTGATGGCCGCCAAGAGGAGCCACAGAGACCCAAAGTGGGAACATCAAGTAGATACCGG GCCCAGCGGAGGAATCGGTTCTGGGAGTTCATCGAGGAGCGGGAGAATGGTGATCCATTTGAAACCGATGAGGATGAGGTGGTGACCTTTGAGCTTGGTGAGATGTTGCTTATGCTGTTGGCAGCAGGAGGTGACGATGAGCTAACGGATTCCGAGGACGAGTGGGACTTATTTCATGATGAGCTGGAAGATTATTATGACTTGGATCTATAG